One region of Vibrio pelagius genomic DNA includes:
- the lon gene encoding endopeptidase La, with protein MNLERSERIEIPVLPLRDVVVYPHMVIPLFVGREKSITCLESAMEANKQVLLVAQKEADTDEPSIDDLFEVGTVATILQLLKLPDGTVKVLVEGQQRAKIHQFKESEFFLADAEYVVTSELDEKEQEVVVRSAINQFEGFIKLNKKIPPEVLTSLNGIDEAARLADTIAAHMPLKLVDKQHVLEILDVTERLEFLMGQMESEIDILQVEKRIRGRVKKQMEKSQREYYLNEQMKAIQKELGEMDDAPDEFEALKKKIEESKMPQEAREKTEQELQKLKMMSPMSAEATVVRSYIDWMVGVPWAKRSKVKKNLAKAEEILNEDHYGLERVKERILEYLAVQNRINKLKGPILCLVGPPGVGKTSLGRSIAAATGRKYTRMALGGVRDEAEIRGHRRTYIGSLPGKLIQKMSKVGVKNPLFLLDEIDKMSSDMRGDPSSALLEVLDPEQNNAFNDHYLEVDYDLSDVMFVATSNSMDIPGPLLDRMEVIRLSGYTEDEKLNIAKRHLVDKQVKRNGLKPHEIEIEDSAIIGIIRYYTREAGVRSLEREISKICRKAVKNILLDSDLKSVTVTMDNLKDYLGVQRHDFGKADESNRIGQVTGLAWTQVGGDLLTIETEAMPGKGKLTQTGSLGDVMKESIQAAMTVVRSRAEKLGINSDFYEKRDIHVHVPEGATPKDGPSAGIAMCTALVSSLTGNPVKAEVGMTGEITLRGEVLPIGGLKEKLLAAHRGGIKTVLIPKDNERDLEEIPDNVIADLEVIPVQWIDEVLKVALERDPSGVEFVAKK; from the coding sequence ATGAACTTGGAACGTTCCGAGCGTATCGAGATCCCCGTACTGCCTCTACGTGATGTAGTGGTTTACCCACACATGGTTATTCCACTGTTTGTTGGTCGTGAAAAATCGATTACTTGCCTTGAATCGGCAATGGAAGCCAACAAACAAGTGCTACTCGTGGCGCAGAAAGAAGCGGATACTGATGAGCCTTCAATCGACGACCTATTCGAAGTAGGTACTGTTGCTACGATTCTTCAGCTTTTAAAGCTACCTGACGGCACGGTAAAAGTGCTTGTTGAAGGTCAGCAGCGTGCGAAAATTCACCAATTTAAAGAAAGTGAATTCTTCCTTGCAGATGCAGAATACGTTGTCACCTCAGAACTTGACGAAAAAGAACAAGAAGTGGTTGTTCGCAGCGCGATCAATCAATTCGAAGGCTTTATTAAGCTAAACAAAAAGATTCCACCAGAAGTATTAACTTCTCTGAATGGGATTGATGAAGCCGCTCGTCTAGCGGATACCATCGCAGCACACATGCCACTTAAACTGGTAGACAAACAGCACGTACTAGAGATTCTAGATGTGACTGAGCGTCTAGAGTTCCTGATGGGCCAAATGGAGTCAGAAATTGATATCCTGCAGGTAGAAAAACGCATCCGTGGTCGTGTTAAGAAGCAGATGGAAAAATCTCAGCGTGAGTACTACCTGAATGAGCAGATGAAAGCGATTCAGAAAGAACTTGGCGAGATGGACGATGCTCCAGATGAATTTGAGGCTCTAAAGAAGAAAATCGAAGAGTCGAAAATGCCTCAAGAAGCGCGCGAAAAAACCGAACAAGAGCTGCAAAAGCTGAAGATGATGTCGCCAATGTCGGCAGAAGCAACAGTGGTACGTAGCTACATCGATTGGATGGTTGGTGTGCCTTGGGCGAAGCGTTCTAAGGTTAAGAAGAATCTAGCCAAAGCAGAAGAGATCTTAAACGAAGACCATTACGGTCTAGAGCGTGTTAAAGAACGTATTCTTGAGTACTTGGCGGTACAAAACCGTATCAATAAGTTGAAAGGCCCTATCCTTTGTCTTGTTGGTCCTCCTGGTGTCGGTAAAACCTCGCTAGGTCGCTCTATCGCTGCTGCTACAGGCCGTAAGTACACGCGCATGGCGCTAGGCGGCGTACGTGATGAAGCAGAGATTCGTGGTCACCGTCGTACCTACATCGGCTCTCTTCCGGGTAAGCTAATCCAGAAGATGTCTAAAGTTGGCGTGAAGAACCCACTGTTCCTATTGGATGAGATCGATAAGATGTCTTCTGATATGCGTGGCGACCCATCTTCAGCACTGCTAGAAGTACTCGACCCAGAGCAAAACAACGCGTTTAACGATCACTACCTAGAAGTAGACTACGATCTGTCTGACGTTATGTTCGTTGCGACGTCTAACTCAATGGACATTCCTGGCCCACTGCTGGACCGTATGGAAGTTATCCGTCTATCTGGTTACACAGAAGACGAGAAGTTAAACATCGCTAAGCGTCACCTCGTTGATAAGCAAGTGAAACGCAACGGTCTTAAGCCTCATGAGATTGAGATTGAAGACTCTGCAATCATCGGCATTATTCGTTACTACACGCGTGAAGCGGGTGTACGTAGCCTAGAGCGTGAGATCTCTAAGATCTGTCGTAAAGCGGTGAAGAATATCCTGCTAGACAGCGATCTTAAGTCTGTGACTGTGACTATGGACAACCTAAAAGATTACCTAGGTGTTCAACGTCATGACTTCGGTAAAGCAGACGAGAGTAACCGCATTGGTCAAGTAACTGGTCTAGCGTGGACTCAAGTTGGTGGTGATCTATTAACGATTGAAACTGAAGCAATGCCAGGTAAAGGTAAGCTAACGCAAACCGGTTCCCTTGGTGATGTGATGAAAGAGTCGATTCAAGCTGCGATGACCGTAGTTCGCTCTCGTGCTGAAAAACTGGGTATTAACTCAGATTTCTACGAGAAGCGTGACATCCACGTTCACGTACCTGAAGGCGCGACACCAAAAGATGGCCCGAGTGCGGGTATCGCAATGTGTACTGCACTTGTTTCTAGCCTGACAGGTAACCCTGTAAAAGCAGAAGTGGGTATGACAGGTGAAATCACTCTTCGTGGTGAAGTTTTACCTATCGGTGGCTTGAAAGAAAAGCTACTTGCAGCGCATCGTGGTGGCATCAAAACAGTACTGAT